A genomic segment from Corylus avellana chromosome ca5, CavTom2PMs-1.0 encodes:
- the LOC132180536 gene encoding protein NRT1/ PTR FAMILY 6.4 produces the protein MVLVSTHGEKGGANDGAVVDFRGNPVDKKKTGGWLGAGLILGTELSERICVMGISMNLVTYLVGELHISSAKSATIVTNFMGTLNLLGLFGGFLADAKLGRYYAVAAFGIITAVGVILLSVATSIPSMRPPPCDSYRQQHHQCIEVSGSQLALLYAALYTIALGGGGIKSNVSGFGSDQFDANDPKEEKTMIFFFNRFYFAVSIGSLFAVTVLVYVQDNVGRGWGYGISAAAMIIAVAILLCGTPLYRYRKPQGSPLTVIWRVILLAWKKRGHPHPSHPSLLNEYQAAKVQHTEKFKCLDKAAILDEYAAAIEDKSNPWIVSTVTEVEEVKMVLKLIPIWSTCILFWTVYSQMTTFTIEQATFMNRKIGSFVIPSGSFSAFLIITILLFTSLNEKLFVPLARKLTHKLQGFTSLQRVGVGLIFSMSAMVAAAIIEKHRRATAVQQGSKISAFWLVPQFFLVGAGEAFVYVGQLEFFIREAPERMKSMSTGLFLSTISMGFFVSSLLVSIVDKVSRKRWLRSNLNTGKLDHFYWLLAALALLNFLVFVAFAMRHQYKVPQYICNGEKELKTVNDVTVEKMEEKTINQAMEGP, from the exons atg GTTTTGGTTTCAACACATGGTGAAAAAGGTGGTGCAAATGATGGAGCTGTGGTTGATTTTCGAGGAAATCCTGTGGACAAGAAGAAGACTGGAGGATGGCTTGGTGCAGGGCTTATCTTAG GAACCGAGCTCTCTGAGAGGATATGTGTGATGGGTATATCCATGAATTTGGTGACATATTTGGTTGGAGAGTTGCATATTTCATCAGCAAAATCTGCAACCATTGTCACTAACTTCATGGGCACTCTCAATCTTCTTGGCCTCTTTGGTGGTTTCTTAGCAGATGCTAAACTTGGCCGGTACTATGCAGTTGCAGCCTTTGGAATCATAACAGCTGTG GGGGTGATATTATTATCAGTGGCCACAAGCATTCCTAGCATGAGGCCCCCTCCATGCGACAGCTACAGACAGCAACATCATCAGTGCATTGAGGTGAGCGGCAGCCAATTGGCTCTGCTCTATGCTGCACTCTACACCATAGCACTGGGCGGTGGAGGAATAAAATCCAACGTCTCCGGCTTCGGATCCGATCAGTTCGACGCTAATGACCCCAAGGAAGAAAAGACCatgatcttcttcttcaacagGTTCTATTTCGCCGTTAGCATTGGGTCCCTGTTTGCTGTGACAGTGCTTGTCTACGTACAAGATAATGTGGGAAgagggtggggttatggaattTCAGCAGCTGCAATGATCATAGCTGTTGCTATATTACTCTGTGGAACACCATTGTACCGATACAGGAAGCCTCAGGGGAGCCCTTTGACTGTAATATGGAGGGTGATACTTTTGGCATGGAAGAAGAGAGGTCATCCTCATCCTTCTCACCCCAGCCTTTTGAATGAGTACCAAGCTGCCAAGGTTCAACACACTGAGAAGTTCAa ATGCCTTGACAAGGCTGCAATCCTAGATGAATATGCTGCTGCCATTGAAGACAAAAGTAACCCCTGGATAGTTTCAACTGTGACAGAAGTTGAAGAGGTGAAAATGGTACTAAAACTCATCCCCATCTGGTCCACATGTATCCTCTTCTGGACAGTCTACTCTCAAATGACTACCTTTACCATAGAGCAAGCCACCTTCATGAACCGAAAAATTGGCTCCTTTGTTATTCCTTCGGGTTCTTTCTCTGCTTTTCTCATCATCACCATTCTCTTGTTTACTTCTTTGAATGAGAAACTCTTTGTCCCTCTTGCTCGAAAACTTACCCACAAATTACAAGGATTCACAAGCCTACAGAGGGTTGGAGTTGGGCTCATTTTCTCGATGTCAGCTATGGTGGCTGCAGCAATTATTGAGAAACACAGGAGGGCAACTGCAGTTCAACAAGGCAGCAAAATAAGTGCTTTCTGGCTGGTCCCCCAGTTCTTCCTAGTGGGTGCTGGAGAAGCTTTTGTCTATGTTGGACAACTTGAATTTTTCATTAGAGAGGCACCAGAGAGGATGAAATCCATGAGTACAGGGCTTTTTCTAAGCACCATCTCGATGGGATTCTTTGTTAGCAGTTTGTTGGTTTCTATTGTGGATAAAGTGAGTAGGAAGAGATGGCTCAGGAGCAATTTGAATACGGGAAAGTTAGACCACTTCTACTGGCTGCTTGCAGCCCTCGCACTACTGAATTTCCTAGTTTTTGTTGCCTTTGCAATGAGACACCAGTACAAAGTTCCACAGTATATTTGCAATGGAGAAAAGGAGCTTAAGACTGTTAATGATGTTACagttgagaaaatggaagaaaagacGATTAACCAGGCAATGGAGGGACCTTAG
- the LOC132180537 gene encoding uncharacterized protein LOC132180537, with the protein MNAYKAYKACVPIAWSPNLYITLVRGIPGTRRLHRRTLEALRLRKCNRTVMRWNTPTVRGMIQQVKRLVVVETEEMFKARKQKEANHCAIRPPLVINHLPAAAANDSS; encoded by the exons ATGAATGCATACAAGGCTTACAAAGCCTGTGTCCCAATTGCATGGAGCCCCAACCTATATATAACTTTGGTGCGGGGCATTCCAGGGACCAGGAGACTTCACAGGCGCACTTTAGAGGCATTGCGTCTGCGCAAGTGCAACCGAACTGTCATGCGATGGAATACTCCTACTGTCAGGGGAATGATCCAACAG GTTAAGAGATTAGTTGTAGTTGAGACAGAGGAGATGTTCAAGGCTCGCAAACAAAAGGAGGCAAACCACTGTGCTATACGGCCCCCATTGGTCATAAATCATCTACCTGCTGCTGCTGCAAATGATTCTTCTTAA
- the LOC132182364 gene encoding pyrophosphate--fructose 6-phosphate 1-phosphotransferase subunit beta-like, which yields MSSTTSETGKAVPGRLASVYSEVQSSRLNISLPLPSVLKTSFNVVDGPPSSAAGNPDGIAKLFPNLFGQPSVILKAGDSGAATKDGSLKIGVVLSGGQAPGGHNVISGIFDYLQERAKGSRVYGFKGGPAGIMKCNYVELSTEFIYPYRNQGGFDMICSGRDKIETPEQFKQAEETAKKLDLDGIVVIGGDDSNTNACLLAENFRGKNMKTRVIGCPKTIDGDLKCKEVPTSFGFDTACKIYSEMIGNVMTDARSTGKYYHFVRLMGRAASHITLECALETHPNIAIIGEEVAAKKQTLKSVTDNITDIICKRSKLGYNYGVILIPEGLIDFIPEVQQLISELNEILAHDVVDETGMWKKKLQSQSQELFELFPQAIQEQLLLERDPHGNVQVAKIETEKMLIQMVETELDKRKHEGQYNGQFKGQSHFFGYEGRCGLPTNFDANYCNALGYAAGALLQSGKTGLISSVGNLGAPVEEWTVGGTALTSLMDVERRHGKFKPVIKKAMVELEGAPFKKLASLRDDWALNNRYVSPGPIQFVGPTANAINYTLLLELGVQA from the exons ATGTCGTCGACAACCTCGGAAACTGGCAAGGCCGTGCCGGGGCGTCTGGCGTCGGTTTACAGTGAGGTGCAGAGCAGCCGCCtcaacatctctctccctctcccttcaGTCCTTAAAACCTCCTTCAACGTCGTCGACGGCCCACCAAGCTCTGCCGCCGGAAACCCAG ATGGGATTGCAAAGTTGTTTCCGAACCTATTTGGACAGCCTTCAGTTATCCTAAAGGCAGGAGATTCCGGGGCAGCTACAAAAGATGGAAGTCTGAAGATTGGTGTGGTTCTTTCCGGAGGACAGGCTCCTGGTGGACACAATGTCATTTCTGGAATTTTTG ATTACTTACAGGAGCGGGCCAAGGGAAGCAGAGTGTATGGATTTAAGGGGGGCCCTGCAGGGATTATGAAGTGCAATTATGTTGAGTTGTCTACAGAGTTTATCTATCCTTACAGAAATCAG GGTGGCTTTGATATGATCTGTAGTGGCAGGGACAAGATTGAAACTCCAGAACAG TTCAAGCAAGCTGAAGAAACAGCAAAAAAGCTTGATTTGGATGGGATTGTAGTCATTGGTGGGGATGACTCTAACACAAATGCGTGTCTCCTTGCTGAAAACTTCAG GGGTAAAAATATGAAGACAAGGGTTATTGGGTGTCCAAAAACCATTGATGGTGACTTGAAATGCAAAGAGGTTCCCACAAGTTTTGGATTTGACACAGCATGCAAG ATATATTCAGAAATGATAGGAAATGTGATGACAGATGCCCGTTCAACTGGAAAATACTACCATT TTGTAAGGCTTATGGGCCGTGCAGCTTCTCACATAACATTGGAATGCGCTTTAGAGACTCACCCAAACATTGCAATTATTGGAGAAGAG GTTGCTGCCAAGAAGCAAACACTCAAGAGCGTTACAGACAATATTACAGATATAATCTGCAAACGTTCTAAACTTGGCTATAATTACGGTGTCATACTTATTCCAGAAGGTCTAATCGATTTCATTCCCGAG GTACAACAGCTAATTTCAGAGCTTAATGAAATCTTAGCCCATGATGTTGTTGATGAAACTGGAATGTGGAAAAAGAAACTCCAAAGCCAATCTCAGGAGCTTTTCGAGTTGTTCCCACAAGCAATTCAAGAGCAACTACTGCTTGAGAGAGATCCACATGGGAATGTGCAG GTTGCCAAGATAGAAACAGAAAAAATGCTCATTCAAATGGTGGAAACTGAATTGGACAAAAGGAAGCATGAGGGTCAATATAATGGACAGTTCAAAGGACAATCACACTTCTTTGG TTATGAGGGCAGATGTGGTTTGCCTACAAACTTTGATGCAAACTATTGCAATGCACTGGGTTATGCAGCTGGAGCCCTCCTTCAGTCTGGAAAAACTGGATTGATTTCTTCG GTAGGAAATTTGGGTGCCCCAGTTGAGGAATGGACAGTTGGTGGAACAGCACTGACATCCTTAATGGATGTCGAGCGGAGACATG GGAAGTTCAAGCCAGTGATTAAGAAGGCAATGGTAGAACTTGAAG GTGCACCTTTCAAAAAACTTGCATCCTTGCGGGATGACTGGGCACTCAACAATCGATATGTTAGTCCAg GTCCCATTCAATTTGTAGGCCCAACAGCGAATGCTATCAATTACACTCTACTGCTGGAGCTTGGAGTGCAAGCTTAG
- the LOC132182736 gene encoding glycine-rich RNA-binding protein 4, mitochondrial — MKNSTVFLARRILTNVNSPASRLRSYCSPPSSSSPPRNNKLFVGGLSWSVDERSLKDAFSSFGEVTEVNILYDKDSGRSRGFGFVNFSKEDDARSAKDAMDGKALLGRPLRISFALEKVRGGPLVVPRLSNIGDVTNRNTKLPGERYARGLILTWT; from the exons ATGAAAAACAGTACGGTGTTCCTTGCTAGAAGAATACTAACAAATGTCAACAGCCCAGCTTCAAGGCTGCGATCCTACTGCTCACCACCCTCATCCTCCTCTCCTCCCCGCAACAATAAGCTCTTTGTTGGAG GCTTGTCATGGTCGGTGGACGAGAGGTCTCTGAAAGACGCTTTCTCTTCCTTTGGGGAGGTCACTGAAG tGAATATATTGTACGATAAAGACAGCGGTAGGTCTAGAGGCTTtggatttgttaatttttcaaaagaagATGATGCCAGAAGTGCAAAAGATGCCATGGATGGAAAG GCATTGTTAGGTCGACCACTGAGGATTAGCTTTGCTCTTGAAAAGGTTCGTGGTGGACCTCTGGTAGTCCCTCGCCTTTCAAACATTGGAGATGTCACCAATCGCAATACTAAACTTCCTG GTGAAAGGTATGCAAGGGGACTAATCTTAACCTGGACTTGA
- the LOC132183026 gene encoding plant UBX domain-containing protein 4: protein MESEGREPNPNDDSHPNKDDDGGREAIITSFREITSATREEAIFFLEIHKFDLDAAVSTILDDVVTTTNNNKDNDNNENANDDTDAVVTQSLPSDPESPEYCPTPSRSRSPSPSRAAYELRSRREKKEEKKKKRKNDGPSHGRRSTRGNVRTLSDLKRPARDESDSDDSDEPQEYYTGGEKSGMLVQDPTRGNDVDAIFRRAKQVAIEPPDYLQPSSSSKSFTGTARLLSGETVSSAPEPPEVVTHTITFWRNGFSVNDGPLRRLDDPENASFLESIKDSKCPEELEPADRRTSVHVDLEKRDENYPEPAKQVKRYIPFEGVGRTIGSSSTTAPAASEPTDAAPSLNTAPLPSMGLVVDESSPSTSIQLRLADGTRMVSRFNHHHTIRDIRDFLDASRPGSARTYQLLTMGFPPKQLADLDQTIDQAGIGNSVVIQKF, encoded by the exons ATGGAAAGCGAAGGCCGAGAACCCAATCCCAACGACGACAGCCACCCCAACAAGGACGATGACGGCGGCAGAGAAGCCATAATCACGTCCTTCCGCGAGATCACCTCCGCGACCAGAGAGGAAGCCATCTTCTTCTTAGAGATCCACAAATTCGACCTCGACGCCGCCGTTTCGACCATCCTCGACGACGTCGtcaccaccaccaacaacaacaaagatAACGATAACAATGAAAATGCTAACGATGATACTGACGCCGTCGTCACGCAGTCGCTGCCGTCGGATCCGGAGTCGCCGGAGTACTGTCCCACGCCGTCTAGGTCCCGGTCTCCGTCGCCGTCACGGGCTGCGTACGAGCTCCGGTCGCGGCGGGAAaagaaggaggagaagaagaagaagaggaagaacgACGGACCGTCGCACGGAAGACGTAGTACACGTGGCAACGTTCGTACGCTCTCGGATCTGAAACGGCCAGCTCGGGACGAGTCCGATAGCGACGACTCCGATGAGCCTCAGGAGTACTACACCGGTGGCGAGAAGAG TGGAATGCTTGTCCAAGATCCCACCAGAGGCAATGATGTGGATGCAATCTTCCGTCGAGCCAAACAGGTGGCTATAGAACCTCCTGATTACCTTCAACCATCTTCAAGCTCTAAAAGTTTTACTGGAACAGCTAGATTACTCTCTGGAGAGACGGTGTCATCTGCACCTGAGCCCCCTGAAGTTGTCACCCACACCATCACTTTCTGGAGAAATGGGTTCTCCGTGAATGATGGTCCTTTGCGGAGGTTAGATGATCCTGAAAATGCATCCTTCTTGGAG AGCATCAAGGACTCCAAGTGTCCAGAGGAGCTTGAACCCGCAGATAGGAGAACTTCTGTACATGTTGATCTCGAGAAGCGGGATGAAAACTATCCT GAGCCAGCGAAGCAAGTGAAGCGCTACATACCTTTTGAGGGAGTGGGAAGAACTATAGGTAGCAGCAGCACCACCGCCCCTGCTGCCTCCGAACCCACCGATGCTGCCCCTTCCCTCAACACTGCCCCATTGCCATCGATGGGTTTAGTGGTCGATGAGTCATCACCGTCAACTTCTATTCAGCTAAGATTGGCGGATGGTACGCGTATGGTTTCTCGCTTCAACCACCACCATACAATAAGAGACATCCGTGATTTTCTCGACGCATCGAGACCAGGCAGTGCTAGAACTTACCAGCTGCTGACAATGGGGTTCCCTCCCAAACAACTTGCTGATCTGGACCAGACTATAGACCAGGCTGGCATAGGCAATTCAGTTGTCATCCAGAAATTCTAG